A window of the Brassica oleracea var. oleracea cultivar TO1000 chromosome C1, BOL, whole genome shotgun sequence genome harbors these coding sequences:
- the LOC106326430 gene encoding glycine-rich cell wall structural protein-like, with amino-acid sequence MGKISFGFLSLMLVVVVIGVVECRRFEKETLGGGGLGFGFGGGKGFGGGIGGGGGAGGGFGGGVGGGHGGGLGGGIGGGHGGGIGGGAGGGAGGGLGGGGGLGGGHGGGIGGGAGGGLGGGAGGGVGGGLGGGHGGGIGGGAGGGAGGGLGGGHGGGVGGGAGGGLGGGAGGGAGGGLGGGAGGGLGGGAGGGAGGGIGGGAGGGLGGGHGGGIGGGAGGGAGGGLGGGVGGGHGGGIGGGAGGGSGGGLGGGAGGGFGGGAGGGFGGGAGGGAGGGLGGGAGGGHGGGFGGGSGGGFGGGAGGGAGGGFGGGGGVGGGF; translated from the exons ATGGGGAAGATATCTTTTGGGTTTTTGAGTTTGATGCTTGTAGTCGTGGTGATTGGGGTTGTGGAGTGTAGGAGATTTGAGAAGGAGACGTTGGGAGGCGGTGGACTTGGCTTTGGTTTTGGTGGCGGCAAAGGTTTTGGAGGAGGAATTGGTGGCGGTGGAGGTGCCGGTGGAGGTTTTGGTGGTGGTGTAGGAGGAGGCCATGGTGGCGGTTTAGGAGGTGGCATTGGTGGAGGCCACGGTGGAGGTATTGGTGGTGGGGCTGGAGGTGGTGCCGGTGGAGGATTAGGTGGTGGTGGAGGACTTGGAGGAGGCCACGGTGGAGGTATTGGTGGAGGTGCCGGTGGTGGTCTAGGAGGTGGTGCAGGAGGCGGCGTCGGTGGAGGACTTGGAGGAGGTCACGGTGGAGGTATTGGCGGTGGTGCTGGAGGAGGTGCTGGTGGAGGACTAGGAGGAGGCCACGGTGGAGGTGTAGGTGGCGGTGCTGGTGGTGGTTTAGGAGGTGGTGCAGGAGGCGGTGCTGGTGGAGGACTAGGAGGAGGTGCTGGTGGTGGTCTAGGAGGTGGTGCGGGAGGAG GAGCCGGTGGAGGTATTGGCGGTGGTGCTGGTGGAGGACTAGGAGGAGGCCACGGTGGAGGCATTGGCGGTGGTGCTGGAGGAGGTGCTGGTGGTGGTCTAGGAGGTGGTGTTGGAGGAGGACATGGTGGAGGTATCGGAGGTGGCGCAGGTGGTGGTAGTGGTGGAGGATTAGGCGGCGGTGCTGGAGGAGGATTTGGTGGTGGTGCTGGGGGAGGATTCGGAGGAGGCGCTGGTGGAGGAGCTGGCGGAGGATTAGGTGGTGGTGCAGGCGGGGGTCACGGTGGAGGTTTCGGCGGGGGATCAGGCGGAGGATTTGGGGGTGGTGCAG
- the LOC106344967 gene encoding uncharacterized protein LOC106344967, whose translation MGDSIGDPLIEIDDKEEVEDPFLAFVDYARAVISPEQDEIEEEEVRKKNPSETTAEASGPGWGWIASRVLKTCTAYSSGVTAAILLSDLSQAWHEQNKAGMSKKKPELIDQLNKSHRRRRLANTVTIDSIYEKNFLSMNSVLEAVVINADLLPGTNIFMLTLGDFWSSNTIDLYLHRRYYELVETPNGILRKGREVLITGCYLRTAREGCGTPRLLPTEYLVILLDEDEEEDAIFIVAQLCSDTFSSVSLGDFNNGTSYSLYARIESIGPLESELKFSTAHRRQIALVDADGVRLNFILWGEQVIVANLMSVGSMLGLERPYISSLEESAMEGKDEFCLEYGSATHLYIVPSTLQEETVCVSLSQNQCQGSKLLGSVGVSQVTLPRDAEGCIDFSNYPFGTNITDCRDKTTGISLYGVVTDIFCDPNATGVVFSLKIEDTTGAIWARLHFNSYWSLGRLGLGHVVYVSGLSCKTTKENCLEVLWHEENEKATFINLSCLPAFLTSSCLHKVSTLSQISKQRKPAINICRVKLDEIDQCHSINTRLSHSVCGHFIDEDSPLHGGNLHCSFCRVTLNSNAGSEVVRTFHIMITLADEETTKLYSWCTGQSASAILQISPDEFCDLPEDYQLMYPSSSENEWFLVTLANGGGRSSSHEMEATCWEITRALKI comes from the exons ATGGGGGATTCAATCGGAGACCCGCTAATTGAAATCGACGACAAGGAAGAAGTTGAAGACCCGTTTCTAGCCTTCGTCGACTACGCCAGAGCGGTGATTTCACCGGAACAAGACGAAATCGAGGAGGAGGAGGTGAGGAAGAAGAATCCAAGCGAAACCACGGCCGAGGCTAGTGGTCCAGGCTGGGGATGGATTGCCTCGCGTGTATTGAAAACATGCACTGCTTATTCGAGCGGTGTCACTGCCGCCATTCTCCTCTCCGATCTCTCTCAG GCATGGCATGAGCAAAACAAAGCGGGGATGTCTAAGAAGAAGCCTGAGCTCATTGATCAGTTGAATAAGAGTCATAGAAGAAGAAGACTCGCCAATACTGTTACTATAGACTCTATTTACGAGAAGAATTTTCTGTCTATGAACAGCGTTTTGGAAGCTGTTGTTATCAATGCTGATCTTCTTCCTG GTACAAACATATTCATGCTTACGCTAGGGGATTTTTGGAGCTCCAACACTATTGATCTCTATCTACATCGCAG GTATTATGAGTTGGTGGAAACACCAAATGGGATACTTAGGAAAGGCAGAGAGGTTTTGATCACTGGATGCTACCTTCGTACCGCTCGAGAAGGATGTGGCACTCCACGGTTACTTCCAACAGAGTATCTTGTCATTTTGCTAGATGAG GACGAAGAAGAAGATGCAATCTTTATAGTAGCTCAACTTTGTTCCGATACTTTCTCATCCGTTTCTCTGGGTGATTTCAACAATGGAACTTCATACTCTTTGTATGCTAG GATTGAATCTATAGGTCCTCTGGAATCTGAACTCAAGTTTAGTACTGCGCATAGAAGGCAAATTGCACTTGTAGATGCTGACGGCGTTAGGTTAAATTTTATCTTGTGGGGAGAGCAAGTCATCGTGGCAAACCTCATGAG TGTGGGAAGTATGCTTGGGCTTGAGAGGCCTTATATTTCTAGTCTCGAAGAGAGTGCAATGGAAGGAAAAGATGAGTTCTGCCTCGAATACGGTAGCGCAACACATCTCTATATAGTGCCCTCAACCTTACAAGAGGAAACG GTTTGTGTATCATTATCCCAGAATCAGTGTCAAGGATCTAAACTGCTTGGTTCAGTAGGAGTTTCGCAGGTGACATTGCCTCGTGACGCCGAAGGGTGTATAGACTTCAGCAATTATCCTTTTGGG ACGAATATAACGGACTGTCGCGACAAAACCACTGGCATCAGTCTCTATGGCGTTGTAACAGATATATTCTGTGATCCAAATGCCACAGGAGTGGTCTTCTCTTTGAAAATTGAGGACACAACCGGAGCAATATGGGCTAGGCTCCACTTTAATAGTTACTG GTCGTTGGGAAGGTTAGGACTTGGTCATGTCGTATACGTTTCAGGGTTATCCTGCAAAACCACAAAAGAGAATTG CCTTGAGGTGTTATGGCATGAGGAGAACGAGAAAGCTACATTCATCAACCTAAGCTGCTTACCTGCATTTCTAACCTCTTCTTGTCTTCACAAAGTCTCTACCCTCTCCCAGATTTCAAAACAGAGAAAGCCTGCAATCAAT ATTTGTCGGGTTAAGCTGGATGAGATTGACCAATGCCATAGCATAAACACGAGATTATCACACAGCGTTTGCGGCCATTTCATAGACGAAGATTCGCCACTACACGGAGGGAATCTGCATTGTAGCTTCTGCCGAGTAACCTTGAACAGTAACGCCGGGTCAGAAGTAGTGAGAACGTTCCACATAATGATAACACTCGCAGACGAGGAAACCACCAAACTATACTCGTGGTGTACGGGTCAGTCCGCATCAGCTATACTTCAGATATCTCCTGACGAATTCTGTGATCTTCCTGAG GATTATCAGCTAATGTATCCGTCTTCATCGGAGAACGAGTGGTTCCTAGTGACCTTAGCTAACGGCGGTGGCCGGAGTTCGTCTCATGAAATGGAGGCGACTTGCTGGGAAATCACCCGCGCTCTCAAGATTTAA
- the LOC106342359 gene encoding universal stress protein YxiE-like has product MAESNGRRIGVAVDFSECSKKALNWAIENVVRDGDYLILITVAHDMHYEDGEMQLWETVGSPLIPLSEFSEAAVMKKYGVKPDAETLDIANTAARQKSITVVMKIYWGDPREKICEAAEHIPLSSLVIGNRGLGGLKRMIMGSVSNHVVNNVACPVTVVKAHH; this is encoded by the exons ATGGCGGAGAGTAATGGTCGGAGGATCGGAGTGGCGGTGGATTTCTCGGAGTGCAGCAAGAAGGCTCTGAACTGGGCGATCGAGAACGTGGTTCGCGACGGAGATTATCTAATCCTCATCACTGTCGCTCACGATATGCATTACGAGGATGGCGAGATGCAGCTCTGGGAGACCGTTGGATCTC CTCTGATTCCGCTGAGTGAATTCTCGGAAGCTGCTGTGATGAAGAAATATGGAGTGAAGCCTGATGCTGAAACCCTTGACATTGCCAACACTGCCGCTAGGCAGAAATCT ATTACAGTAGTGATGAAGATATATTGGGGAGATCCTCGTGAGAAGATATGTGAAGCCGCTGAACATATCCCTCTCTCAAGCCTTGTCATCGGTAACCGTGGCCTTGGTGGCCTTAAGAG GATGATAATGGGAAGTGTAAGCAACCATGTTGTGAACAACGTGGCATGCCCTGTCACCGTCGTGAAGGCTCACCACTGA
- the LOC106322570 gene encoding ubiquitin-conjugating enzyme E2 32, with protein sequence MADEKYNRKNPAVKRILQEVKEMQANPSDDFMSLPLEENIFEWQFAIRGPADTEFEGGIYHGRIQLPADYPFKPPSFMLLTPNGRFETNTKICLSISNYHPEHWQPSWSVRTALVALIAFMPTSPNGALGSVEYPKEERRTLAIKSREAPPKYGSPERQKVIDEIHHYILSKATVVSKPLPLACNQTASTESVAHSQTEPQEAITVVEEPSIVTVDTIADDQIIEEAAEAVPTTANVSPTAGGLATVEVAAKASGSGEQTMIRRAAQKPVDDRLFTLAAVGLTIAIMVLLLKKFIRSSGYGTGFMDES encoded by the exons ATGGCGGATGAGAAGTATAACCGAAAGAATCCGGCGGTGAAGAGGATTCTGCAGGAGGTTAAGGAGATGCAAGCTAATCCATCTGATGATTTCATGTCTCTCCCCCTTGAG GAGAACATCTTTGAGTGGCAATTCGCCATCAGGGGACCTGCTGACACTGAATTTGAAGGCGGGATTTATCATGGGAGGATTCAGCTGCCTGCAGATTACCCTTTCAAACCTCCTTCCTTCATGCTATTGACT CCTAACGGTCGGTTTGAAACCAATACGAAGATTTGCTTGAGCATTTCGAATTACCATCCCGAGCACTGGCAACCTTCTTGGAGTG TTCGCACTGCGTTGGTGGCTCTCATTGCCTTCATGCCTACTAGCCCCAACGGAGCACTGGGCTCAGTAGAGTATCCAAAAGAAGAGAGGCGTACGCTAGCCATTAAATCACGTGAGGCACCACCCAAGTATGGCTCTCCTGAACGTCAGAAAGTTATAGATGAG ATTCATCACTACATCCTTAGCAAAGCGACCGTGGTTTCAAAACCTCTTCCTCTGGCATGTAACCAAACTGCTTCCACTGAATCGGTAGCTCATTCCCAAACTGAGCCACAGGAAGCTATAACAGTAGTGGAAGAACCATCCATCGTCACAGTAGACACCATAGCTGATGATCAAATTATCGAAGAAGCAGCTGAAGCAGTCCCCACAACAGCTAATGTCAGTCCCACAGCAGGAGGGTTAGCGACAGTTGAGGTTGCGGCAAAAGCTTCTGGAAGTGGTGAGCAAACAATGATCAGAAGAGCGGCTCAGAAGCCGGTGGACGACAGGCTGTTCACGTTGGCTGCGGTTGGGCTCACAATCGCAATCATGGTTCTTCTCCTGAAGAAGTTCATAAGGTCAAGTGGTTATGGTACTGGCTTTATGGACGAGTCTTGA